One window from the genome of Enterococcus haemoperoxidus ATCC BAA-382 encodes:
- the uvrA gene encoding excinuclease ABC subunit UvrA, whose protein sequence is MANDKIVIHGARAHNLKNIDVTIPRDKMVVVTGLSGSGKSSLAFDTLYAEGQRRYVESLSAYARQFLGQMDKPDVDSIDGLSPAISIDQKTTSKNPRSTVGTVTEINDYLRLLFARVGHPICPNDGTEITSQSVEQMVDKVLELPEKTKLQVLAPVIVKKKGQHKKVFEMIQREGYVRMRVDGETYDVTEAPELEKNKKHDIAIVIDRIVVKEGIRSRLFDSFEAALRLADGYALVDVIDGEEMLFSEHYACPYCGFTVGELEPRLFSFNAPFGACPDCDGLGIKLEVDRDLVIPDPTKTLREGAVAPWNPISSQYYPQMLEQAADSFNIDMDTPFNELPEEHQDIILNGSNGEPFHFHYENDFGGVRDVEVPFEGVLTNIKRRYHETNSDFTRDQMRLYMTELTCQTCKGYRLNPQALSVKIDNTNIGQVSQLAIKNAVQFFETVKLSEQEQMIAKPILKEVEDRLNFLKNVGLDYLTLSRAAGTLSGGEAQRIRLATQIGSNLSGVLYILDEPSIGLHQRDNDRLIESLKKMRDLGNTLIVVEHDEDTMRASDYLIDVGPGAGHLGGEIVASGTPDEVAKNPNSLTGQYLSGKKVIPVPKERRKGNGKKIKVTGATENNLKNVTVEFPLGEFVAVTGVSGSGKSTLVNQILKKALAQKINRNSNKPGKHKSITGYNNIEKIIDIDQSPIGRTPRSNPATYTSVFDDIRDLFAKTNEAKVRGYKKGRFSFNVKGGRCEACRGDGIIKIEMHFLPDVYVPCEVCHGKRYNSETLEVHYKGKNISDILDLTVEDAVEFFQHIPKIHRKLKTIVDVGLGYVTLGQPATTLSGGEAQRMKLASELHKNSNGKNFYILDEPTTGLHTDDIARLLVVLERLVEAGNTVLVIEHNLDVIKSADHVIDLGPEGGDGGGTIVATGTPEEIAKVKASYTGKYLKRVL, encoded by the coding sequence ATGGCAAATGATAAAATCGTCATTCATGGCGCACGCGCTCATAATTTAAAAAATATAGATGTTACGATTCCTCGTGACAAAATGGTTGTAGTTACAGGTTTATCAGGTTCTGGGAAAAGTTCATTGGCTTTTGATACATTATATGCTGAAGGTCAGCGTCGCTATGTAGAGAGTCTTTCAGCCTATGCTAGACAATTCTTAGGTCAAATGGATAAACCTGATGTGGACAGTATTGACGGACTGAGTCCAGCAATTTCTATCGATCAAAAAACAACGAGTAAAAATCCTAGATCAACTGTTGGTACAGTGACTGAAATCAATGATTATCTAAGACTTTTATTCGCTCGTGTCGGGCACCCAATTTGTCCTAACGATGGTACTGAAATTACGAGTCAATCTGTTGAGCAAATGGTAGATAAAGTGTTGGAGCTGCCAGAAAAAACTAAACTTCAAGTTTTAGCACCTGTAATTGTTAAGAAAAAAGGGCAACATAAAAAAGTCTTTGAAATGATTCAACGTGAAGGCTATGTACGGATGCGGGTTGATGGAGAAACGTATGATGTAACAGAAGCTCCTGAACTTGAGAAAAATAAAAAACACGATATTGCGATCGTCATAGACCGAATCGTCGTAAAAGAAGGAATCCGTTCTCGTTTGTTTGATTCATTTGAAGCTGCATTACGATTAGCTGATGGTTATGCGTTAGTAGATGTGATTGACGGGGAAGAAATGCTTTTCAGTGAACATTACGCTTGTCCCTATTGTGGCTTTACAGTGGGAGAATTAGAACCAAGATTGTTTTCTTTTAATGCCCCATTTGGCGCTTGTCCTGATTGTGATGGATTAGGAATTAAATTAGAAGTCGATCGTGATCTAGTTATTCCTGATCCCACCAAAACCTTGCGTGAAGGAGCGGTTGCTCCTTGGAATCCAATCAGCTCTCAATATTATCCGCAAATGCTGGAACAAGCAGCAGATAGTTTTAACATTGATATGGATACCCCATTTAATGAGCTACCAGAAGAACATCAGGATATTATTTTAAATGGTTCAAATGGTGAACCTTTCCATTTCCATTATGAGAATGATTTTGGTGGAGTACGTGATGTAGAAGTACCATTTGAAGGTGTTTTAACCAATATCAAACGTCGTTACCATGAAACAAATAGTGACTTTACTCGTGACCAAATGCGTTTATATATGACTGAATTAACTTGTCAAACATGTAAAGGATATCGCTTGAATCCGCAAGCTCTATCAGTCAAAATAGATAATACAAATATCGGTCAAGTCAGTCAATTAGCAATCAAAAATGCGGTTCAATTTTTTGAAACGGTTAAATTGTCTGAACAAGAGCAAATGATTGCAAAACCAATCTTAAAAGAAGTAGAAGATCGTTTGAACTTTTTAAAAAATGTTGGGCTAGATTATTTAACTTTGAGTCGTGCAGCAGGAACATTATCAGGTGGAGAAGCTCAGAGAATTCGTTTAGCAACCCAGATTGGTTCAAATTTATCTGGTGTCTTATATATTTTAGATGAACCATCGATTGGACTACACCAGCGGGATAATGACCGTTTGATCGAGTCACTTAAGAAAATGCGTGATTTAGGTAATACACTGATCGTTGTTGAACACGATGAAGACACGATGCGAGCATCTGACTATTTAATCGATGTAGGACCTGGAGCTGGACATTTAGGTGGAGAAATCGTTGCTTCAGGAACTCCAGATGAAGTAGCAAAAAATCCTAATTCATTAACAGGTCAATATCTTTCTGGGAAAAAAGTAATCCCTGTTCCTAAAGAGCGTCGTAAAGGCAATGGCAAAAAAATCAAAGTGACAGGTGCAACGGAAAACAACTTGAAAAATGTCACGGTTGAATTTCCATTAGGAGAGTTTGTGGCAGTCACTGGGGTTTCTGGATCCGGGAAGAGTACCTTAGTGAATCAAATCTTGAAAAAAGCCTTAGCACAAAAAATCAATCGTAATTCCAATAAACCAGGAAAACACAAAAGTATCACTGGTTACAATAATATAGAAAAAATCATTGATATCGATCAAAGCCCGATTGGTCGTACACCGCGAAGTAATCCAGCAACATATACAAGTGTTTTTGATGATATCCGTGATTTATTTGCCAAAACGAATGAAGCAAAAGTTCGTGGGTATAAAAAAGGACGCTTTAGCTTTAATGTAAAAGGCGGCCGTTGTGAAGCCTGTCGTGGGGATGGAATAATTAAGATCGAAATGCATTTTTTACCAGATGTTTATGTTCCATGTGAAGTTTGTCATGGCAAACGTTACAATTCTGAAACACTAGAAGTTCACTATAAAGGAAAAAATATTTCTGATATCTTAGATCTAACAGTGGAAGATGCAGTAGAGTTCTTTCAACATATCCCTAAGATCCATCGTAAATTGAAAACAATCGTCGATGTAGGCTTAGGGTATGTCACATTAGGACAGCCGGCCACTACATTATCTGGTGGAGAAGCACAACGAATGAAACTGGCAAGTGAACTTCATAAAAATTCTAACGGTAAGAATTTCTATATCTTAGATGAACCGACAACAGGATTGCATACGGATGATATTGCTCGCTTGTTAGTTGTATTAGAAAGACTTGTTGAAGCTGGGAATACTGTACTTGTTATTGAACACAATTTGGATGTAATAAAGTCAGCAGACCATGTAATTGATTTGGGTCCAGAAGGTGGAGACGGTGGAGGAACAATTGTTGCAACAGGAACACCAGAAGAAATTGCTAAAGTCAAAGCAAGCTACACTGGAAAATATTTAAAACGAGTTTTATAA
- the uvrB gene encoding excinuclease ABC subunit UvrB: MIERETSNTFDLVSKYKPDGDQPEAIKKLVEGIEGGEKAQILLGATGTGKTFTISNVITEVNKPTLVIAHNKTLAGQLYGEFKEFFPNNAVEYFVSYYDYYQPEAYVPSSDTYIEKDASINDEIDKLRHSATSSLLERNDVIVVASVSCIFGLGDPKEYSEQVVSIRVGMEMDRSQLLTDLVNIQFERNDIDFQRGRFRVRGDVVEIFPASRDDHALRVEFFGDEIERIREVDALTGEVIGETEHVAIFPATHFVTNDDHMEHAISQIQEELEARLTVLRSENKLLEAQRLEQRTNYDIEMMREMGYTSGIENYSRHMDGRSEGEPPYTLIDFFPDDFLLVIDESHVSMPQIRGMYNGDRARKQMLVDYGFRLPSALDNRPLRLEEFEKHVHQVVYVSATPGPYEYEQTDTVIPQIIRPTGLLDPLIEVRPIMGQIDDLVGEIHDRVEKDQRVFITTLTKKMSEDLTDYLKELGIKVKYLHSDIKTLERTEIIRDLRLGEFDVLIGINLLREGLDVPEVSLIAILDADKEGFLRSERSLIQTIGRAARNSDGRVIMYADKITDSMQKAMDETARRRSIQEKYNEEHGITPKTIIKEIRELISISKTNEKGETIKIDKSYHELSRQEKADLLMKLEKEMRDAAKALDFETAATLRDTILELKAAE; encoded by the coding sequence ATGGGGATCAGCCAGAAGCAATTAAAAAGTTAGTTGAAGGAATCGAAGGCGGGGAAAAAGCACAAATTTTATTGGGTGCGACAGGAACCGGTAAAACATTTACGATTTCCAATGTAATAACGGAAGTGAACAAACCAACATTGGTGATTGCTCATAATAAGACATTAGCTGGACAGCTTTATGGAGAATTTAAAGAATTCTTCCCTAATAACGCGGTCGAGTATTTTGTTAGTTATTATGACTATTATCAACCTGAAGCATATGTTCCTTCAAGTGATACATATATAGAAAAAGACGCTAGTATCAACGATGAAATCGACAAACTACGGCATTCAGCGACAAGTTCTTTATTAGAAAGAAATGATGTGATCGTCGTTGCCTCTGTATCATGTATTTTTGGTTTAGGGGACCCTAAGGAGTATAGTGAACAGGTAGTTTCTATTCGTGTAGGTATGGAAATGGATCGAAGTCAGCTGTTAACAGATCTCGTAAATATTCAATTTGAGCGAAATGATATTGATTTTCAGCGCGGTCGCTTTCGTGTACGGGGTGATGTAGTTGAGATTTTCCCTGCTTCAAGAGATGATCATGCTTTAAGAGTTGAATTTTTTGGGGATGAAATTGAACGAATAAGAGAAGTGGACGCTTTAACAGGCGAAGTAATCGGTGAGACTGAACATGTAGCGATTTTCCCTGCGACTCACTTTGTGACCAATGATGATCATATGGAACATGCCATTTCGCAAATTCAAGAAGAATTAGAGGCGCGTCTAACAGTCTTACGCAGTGAAAATAAATTGTTGGAAGCACAACGTTTAGAACAACGGACTAATTATGATATCGAGATGATGAGAGAAATGGGCTACACGTCTGGTATTGAAAATTATTCTCGTCATATGGACGGCCGATCAGAAGGAGAACCACCGTATACATTGATCGACTTCTTCCCAGATGATTTTTTACTCGTGATCGATGAGTCCCATGTATCAATGCCTCAAATTCGCGGGATGTATAATGGTGACCGGGCTAGAAAACAAATGCTAGTAGACTATGGTTTCCGTTTGCCGAGTGCTTTGGATAATCGACCATTACGATTAGAAGAATTTGAAAAACACGTCCACCAAGTCGTGTATGTTTCTGCGACTCCTGGACCTTATGAATATGAACAAACAGATACCGTGATACCACAGATCATCCGACCAACGGGATTGTTAGATCCGTTGATTGAAGTTCGTCCGATTATGGGACAAATCGATGATTTAGTGGGAGAAATCCATGATCGTGTAGAAAAAGATCAACGTGTGTTTATTACCACGTTAACGAAAAAAATGTCTGAAGATTTAACAGACTACCTTAAAGAACTAGGTATTAAAGTTAAATATCTTCATAGTGATATCAAAACGCTAGAACGAACGGAAATCATTCGCGATTTACGTTTAGGTGAATTTGATGTGCTGATAGGAATCAACTTGCTTCGTGAAGGATTGGATGTACCAGAAGTATCATTGATTGCGATTTTGGATGCAGATAAAGAAGGCTTCTTGAGAAGTGAACGCTCATTGATCCAGACAATTGGACGTGCTGCTCGTAACTCCGATGGCCGCGTCATTATGTATGCAGATAAAATTACTGATTCGATGCAAAAAGCAATGGATGAAACCGCACGTCGTCGTTCGATCCAAGAAAAATACAACGAAGAACATGGCATTACACCAAAAACAATCATTAAAGAAATTCGCGAGTTGATCTCAATTTCTAAAACAAATGAAAAGGGCGAAACAATCAAGATCGACAAATCGTATCATGAATTGAGTCGTCAAGAAAAAGCTGATTTATTGATGAAATTAGAAAAAGAAATGCGGGATGCGGCTAAAGCATTAGACTTTGAAACTGCAGCGACTTTAAGAGATACGATTTTGGAGTTGAAAGCAGCGGAATAA